The genomic stretch TCAGCACGCAAGACTTGGAAATCATGACAATCTCTAGAATTGTTTTCTATCTGGTTACGTATTTGGTTACGCATTCACTGTCTATTTTTGTTGTATTCCATAATTCCTTAAATTTTCCAGATACATGAAGCGCTCGTGGATTTTCCATTATTATTATGCATGGAACAATTTAACCTTTAGAGCTACATACTACAGCCATGAAGAACGCAAATCCATAAAGTCTATAGCCTCAAATTCTCGAGCTAAGTATTCATGAATTTCATAAAGTTCACTCGAACTCGTGAATCTCGTATTAGCCACAAAAACTCTTGAACTGCTTTTAGCATTCGGCATTCGGACTTCTCCTCTTCattcctcttcatcaattttCCACCTGCATAGTCCACCTAATAAAgataagaagaattggatgAATTGGACTAATTTACGAAATCCAACATACTTTGCTCTTAGACTTCTGATTCAAATAccattcttcattttcttcttctgaaagtaCCGAAATagttctgaagaagaatactaTTGAAAGACCCAATTCATTTTACGGTGTCAGATCATTTCACAAAACACGTTTTAATTTTTCCTGAAATCAATCTCAACAGTTcatttgaacttgaattGTACAGACTTGTCCCAGCACTGCATTTTCGTTTGATATTTCAACTGTTAGTATATGTTGTACGAATACTTCCTACCAGAGTATTGCTACTTCTAAATAATTCCATAAAAATCATTTCATTAACTTCTGAATTCAATTCGATTCGCATTGAAGTCGgaatatcatcatcaatACCTCTGCACAGATAACCATCTAATATGTCTACTGGAATATCGTCAGCGACACCGAGAGGTGCTCGCTCCGGAACTTTAGAACTTCTAGAATCGTCCAAAAAGTTGTCCAAACAAAGTAGGTTGAATCATggcaagaaaaagaagaagcagagCATCGATAACTTGTCCAAATTGGGTACTTTCGAAGGGgtttttcttccaacttcactTAACGTTCTCTCCatcttgatgttcttgagaTTTGGCTTCATTATCGGCCAGATGGGGATTTTAGGAACGTTCTTTTTGCTTATTCTCTCGTATTCCATCGATATCTTGACCACTATGTCTATTAGTGCTATTTCAACCAATGGTACAGTTAAAGGTGGTGGGGCCTACTATATGATATCGCGTTCCCTAGGTCCAGAATTCGGTGGTGCCATCGGCataatcttcttcattggcCAGATCTTGAACTCGTCGTTGAATGTTGTTGGTTTTATCGAACCTTTGCTAGTTAACTTTGGAGAACTGGAAGGAGTTCTCGCTAAAGTTTTGCCGGTAGGATATTTCTGGCAATTGCTATACTCCACTGTGTTGTTACTTATTTGTACTGGTGTAGCTGTAATCGGGTCGCTGTTGGTCTCAAAGACAGCTTTTCTCCTTTTCGTCATTCTCACCTTGAGTACGCTTTCAATTCCGctatcttctttggttgtGAAACCGTTTTACCCTTTGCCTCCTCCTTTTGATGATTTGAGATACACGGGTTTGTCATGGGCTACTTTTACAGAAAATTTATTGCCTCAATTCACTTCTGGAGCAGCAGGATCGGTGCTACCCAAAGGAGAGCCCGAGACCTTCAGAAACTTGTTTGGTATCTTTTTCCCTGCTACAGCTGGTATTTTCGCCGGAGCCTCAATGTCAggagagttgaagaaaccaTCCAAATCGATTCCAGAAGGAACCTTAAAGGGATTGTTGGTGACGTTCATTCTCTACTCGCTAGTAATCATCTCTATGGGATGTTCTATTCCAAGAGAAATCCTTCATGCCGACATCAAGGTGATTCAGACAGTTAACTTACTGGGAATCGTCATTATCATGGGTGAATTTTCAACGTCTTTGTTTTCTGTCATCATGGGTATTGTAGGAGCTGCATCGATGCTTAATGCTATTGCTGACGATAGAATTATTCCTGGATTGGGCATTTTCACTACCATGAAAAAGTCAGCAAAGGATCAAGATAAGGCTAAGGTTCTAGCTGTTATTGCTACCTGGTTCATTGCccaaatcttcttgtttgctGACATCAACCAGATTGCCACGTTCATCACAATGGCATTCTTGATGACCTTCATTGTAACCAATGTAGCCTGTTTCTTGCTCAGAGTCGGTTCTGCTCCAAATTTTAGACCCTCTTTCAAATACTTCAGTTCTCGTACGGCTTTCACCGGGGCACTAGCTTGTTTCTATGCAATGTTCATTGTAGATGGGTTGTCTGCTACTTTGATCATTTTCTGTTTAATGTTCCTCATTTTAATGATCCACTATCTGACCCCACCGCTGAAATTTGGTGATATCTCTCAGTTATTGATCTACCACCAAGTCAGAAAGTAtttgttgagattgaagttgcaGATGAACGTAAAATACTGGCGCCCGCAAATCTTGATATTAGTGGATGACCCCAGATCTTCATGGAACTTAATTGGCTTCTGTAACCATTTGAAGAAAGGTGGATTGTATATTCTTGGACATGTTGTTCTTATGAATGACGATACTCTGGTAGGCTCCAACAATGCCGCCAATAGCGAGGTCTTCACACCCACAACATACAAGGAAGtccagaaacagaagcaGGCGTGGATCAAGTTGCGTGATATGCTTAAGATCAAAGCTTTTGTCCAGATAGCCTTGGGTCCCACTCTTCCATGGGGTGTCAGAAACGTTTACTTGGGATCTGGTTTGGGAGGAATGAGACCTAACATTACCGTATTGGGATTCTatgatttcaagaaacatGGAGTGACTTTGCCGGTGGTGCCTTCATTTGAAAGCAAGTCCAGCTTGGCAGAGTTGCCTACTGATGAATGCCgtaaagaaagaaaagtttcCATAAGCCAATGGGTCCAGATTGTAGAAGACTTGATAGTTCTTCAAGCAACTGTCGCTGTAGCAGCCAATTTTGGGGATCTAGATTTACCTAAAACAGACGAATCACATCATCATTTCTGGGCTAAACCGAAGGTCACTGGCTCTACTAAGAAGTACATCGACTTATATCCTATCCAGATGTCTTCCATTAACATTTTGGAAGACGGTCAGTCTGTACTTTCTACCAATTTCGATACCTATACCTTGATTTTACAATTGGGTGCTATTCTTTCGACTGTTACAGAATGGAAATTCAGTTCTCATATTCTCAGAGTTATAGCTTTTGTTGAGAACATGAACGAGGTTGAAGAGGAAAGAGGAAGATTGGTAGAGCTTTTGTCGAATTTGAGAATAGATGCAGAGATAAAGATCGTGAGTCTCGATGACGGTTCATTGAATTCTTacaacttcattatcaaggGCTACAGCAGAACGATTCATAATAAGCTTGAATTCGACAAGGTCGATAAATCCTTGAAAGACGAGCAATGGTGGAAGAACTTGGTTAATGCTAGAAATACACTcaaagatttggaaaaacagaaattgCAGAGAAGACAACAAAAGTCTCAGTTAGCTAGAAACATCAATAGCTCATCGAAGTTATCTATAGCTGGGCaggacaagaagttcacCCCATTGAACTTCAGCGTGAGTTCCACCAGTCCTATAACCAAAGgaaatttcaagaacaacagaCGTTATACTCTTTCGAACTTACAGGAGCAAGGTGTTTCTTTGTCGCTCAATATGAATACCCAACTTGGACAAAGGTTCTTTGACTATGATGAGGCCATTGACAGTAGTGATAGTAGTGACAGTGAAAAGGAAAGTGATATCAACGAAAGCTCCAGTCTGGTTCAACAGTCGTATGGCAGCGTGGACGAGGAAGCACCATCACCCATGGCTAAGTCTACTTCGAGAGTGgatgaaaccaaagaagtcAAGCCCTTTAAAAATTTTCTTAAGCTTAAGGAAGATGCACTTGCTGACTCTTCAGGTTACAGATCTTCAGATCAGTTATCGATAAGATCAAGTGTTTCCAACTTAAGACCCAACTTCCTGTCAGTGAAGATCCCACAAGCACAGATCAACGATGACGAaaacgacgaagacgacgacaCTAGGCCCACCATTCGATTTGtggatgatgatgacgaagaagaagaggatggagacaacgaagaagatgatcaagaaattgatccCAAAACTAAAATTCTGCAAAAGACTCCTAAAAGCAAAGAATCTGTTTTTGAAAGAAAGTCGTCcgaaaaggaaaaggaCTATTTCAACTTTAAGAATCCAGTGAAGAGTGCAAGCTCTAAGAAATCTACAGAAAAGCTCTTGAAGTCACCTTCCATCATAACTAACAACGATGAGATCATCCAGCAAATGAGAACTCCTCAGTTTTTGGCTGCTGAAGAtagcgaagaagaaattgaagaaatcgctATCAGTAGCAATGCCTTGAAACCAGATTACAGTTTGTCTAAACCATCTTCTGGACCTGTCAATTCCAGAAACCAATTCTATAAGAAGAAATCCAGAATGGCAGATCACGATGATAAGTCGATTACACAgaaacaattgcaagaagaattgaaacacTTGAGTTTCAATGATATTCCTGCAAAGGGCCAACACTTGATCTTAAATGAATTGATGAAGCTGATTTCGTCAAAGGACAAGACAGATGTTATTTTCTCCACTTTGCCAGCACCTTCTCTTGGAACACATCTTGATGACAATGGTTCATTTGAGTATACCAATAATTTGGCTGTGTGGTTGGATGACCTTCCTCCTATCTTGTTGCTCAATTCGCAGACAGTGACTGTGACTACTGCATTGTAATCGATTTTGGCTATTAATATTATTTATTCATTATTTGCATCCATACTAATACCATatcagaaattgaactatGATATGTAGAGTTATGTAGAATATTTATGCTGAGATCCTGGCTATATCCTCACAAGTTGATATCACAAGCAGGATGATGTCATCCAAGGACTcattttccttcaagtctcGGTTCTTTAAGAATGATACTGTAGTTCCTGCAACAAACTTCGAATTATTTAAGAGTACTGCAAATTGGGATTCGTTCTGGGCCAGACTTGGGTCCAAGACTTGCAGCTTAAGTTGCTCTAAAAATGAACCATAAATGGTTAAAAACTTCTCCTTAAAGAGTTCAGCGtcattattgaagaatttttctACAAGATACTGGAGACTGGCTCCGTTAGATGTAAGCGTATGGAATAAGATTCCAAGAGTCTTGAGTTTCTCCAATATGTATTGGATTGGGATATTGGTGCTTTCCAAAGGACAAATTGCAGTGTTCAAAACCGATCTGATGCAATCGACGGCGTTTACTGTAGTCACCGAATCGTCTTTGCCCTGGAATTGGATTAAAGCTTGAACTATGAGCAATTTCACTTCGTTTATACTCACCAGCTCTTCCACATTCGTGAAAAGATACTGCCACATCGAACAGTAATCCATGATgtttttctcttttgcaAAGGAAAGACTGGCTCTAACAAGCAGCTTTATGAACTTGAGATAGATATTAAGCACTTCTTGATAGTAGTTTCTGTTGTCGACTATAATTTTGGTGTACttattgaacaacaagtcGTAATTTGCAAAAATAAGGTTTGCATTTGTAGGGGTCATGATATTACTCAAGAGATGTACTGCCTGTAACTGGATAACGTCATTGATCGTGAAGTTATGGAAGTACAAATGGAAGAACTTCAGCATTCCTATTCTCTTATCGATCAACAGTATGATCTGGTCGGCTGTTTCACGACTGGTGATGAAGTTGCCAAGAATGATAGATGAAGCTGCTAAGGCGTAAGAGTCTATAGCCTCAGTCtctgttcttctgaaaTAGTCTATGCACAAATAcaagtcttcaatatttccatagttcttcaaagaagacaatcTTCCACTAGTCGAGAACAACTTCCTTCTATTCATGGTATTAGAAGACAActttgttggaagaatAGACAATATCTTAAGAAGACGCTCTATCACTCTGATATTGCCaatattgtagatttctTCACTTGCTGAAAGAGAGAATATGATCAGAATCAAGTTGGCTATGACTTCGTCTATATCTGCTATATCGTGCtgcttttccaagtcgtcAAATCTTCGCACCAGGATCTCCAAGAAACTCAAGAACTGTGAGATATACTCGAAAGTCCGTTCTTTGCAAACAGCATCTGTGGCAAGATTGTCGATGTTAGCATCTACCAATTCCAGAATTACTTCAATTAAGAGCTGGGTCTCCATGATATCAAAGTCTGGACGCTCCACGCAATATTGACCCACCAATACGTGGAAGAGCAGATAGAAAAATTTGTACGAATAGATGAACTTCAAATAGCGATCATGTTCTGTGGTTCCACGAAAGAACTGACTAACCAAAACAACGACACGGTCTGCAACCTCTCCAGCATGTTTCAACTCAGTAGGATACGAAACTGCTTCCCCTAAAGTTCGCCATAAGATGTCGACTTCCGGAGCTGATCTAGTAGTTAAATAGTCTCGGTTTCTATCGCTATCAGCAGTGAAATTGACCAAAACCCGTAAATATTCAAGCAACACAGCTGTCACTGGACCAATTTCAGAGTACTCAGAGCTCATTAAACATGCCATATAGTCTGCAATGCTTTGGTTCACATATTCTACTAGCTTGGAGATGTGGCTGTGAATATCATCACTGGATCTGAAATCTTCCGACCTGAGCAAGTCTCCCAATTGCTTCACAGTTTTTTGGTTCTTGTAATCGTCTTGTAGCTCATCGAAAAGAGACGTTGTCTCTACTGAGATTGTCATTTCTTCACCTCCAGCTCaacaaagaagatgttaaaagaagagaattcGGTATTTGGCTACCGAAAGATTCactatttgaagaagtgtgTGcaggaaatgaaaaatagtTTATTTGTCAGACTGGAGATAGGAAATTTTCGCTTgcaagaaacaaaaaggATTGTGCTTATCAAAGTTATATGAGACAGCGCTCTTGATACAAAAGCATGTTATTGAAGATCGCCACTGATTCACCTGATCTGTTTTGTTAGTACGTTTAAGGATTCCatatttgaaaatgaaaatccTGCAGGTAAtcttttttgcaactagatGTTTTCCTGTAGGCGTATTGTTCCATCAGTGCAACAACGAAGCTCATCATTACTTGCTAGAAGCAGCTGGCAGATGAgtgttttcttcttcgccTAAGCATTGGCAATTGTAaaccttgaagaaattctaGTGATTCATtgagagaattgaaatcttCGGATTAATTTGGGTATATGCAGTACAATATAGATTTAACTACCTAGCTTCCACGTAAAGATGTCCTTTGTACTTCTATCGTGAAGATGACAAAACGACAAATTGGCCCTAATGGACACTGAAGTTGTCTTTTTTCACCTTCCATGTCCTAtccaagaaagaattcCAAGGCAAGGCTTCGGTGGCAGAATCATTTACAGAATTATGAACCAGACAAAAATGTACTGCATGTATCTCATCTCAGTATATCTATTAATCAACTCCATATTTCACGATTCCTACACTTTTTCATTTCACTCATATCTACAACTACCAATTCGGCGAATAGACGCGTCTCGTGACAGAAGTGTGTATCTTCGTAGAACACGTGTAACGTATATAGCAACAAAGAAGCTTCGCAAGGCTAAGATGGACAATACAGTTACTAACGATTCAGATGAATCCAAGTtatccaaagaagagaagttgaagaaaagacgCGAGCAGCTTGCGCTTTGGCGGCAAAAAAAGGAACAAGATCTGAAGAAtggagaaaaagaaatgaattcAAATGCAACAACATCGTCAGACGATAAACAGAAACTCAGGCAACAACGTATGGaagaatggaagaagaaacgaGCACAGGAGACTAAGATAGATTCGAAGGAATCTGTAAAAGAGTCACCGAAACAAGAGAACTCAATCGTAGACGATAAGCTCAAACAGAGACAacagagaattgaagagtggaagaagaaacgaGCACAAGAATCAAATGCAACTAATTCAGTTTCACCGTCAGTTACAGAAGTAAAAGTTCAAAAGCCAGCTTTTCAGTTAAAAAGATTGGCCTCTAGCATCAAGAAGCAGGAGCTTCCATttacaaagaaaagaatactattcgatgaagaagaggaagacgaatCGAAGAGAAAACCTAAATTCAAGAAGCCAACTTTAGATGGTCATACTGAAGATTTGCAGCACAGAGAAGATGACCCCAATGGAAAAATAGACGAACTTGATGATTTTATAGCTTCCCTTTCAAAACAGGAGTCTAGCTCCAACGACATACCTTCTCaaataattgaagatgaacagttagaagtggaaaatgaaggtgactctgaagatgaagaaatagacCAAGACAAGAAACAGCAGGAATTACtctcttccaagttccAGAAACTTCAGAATGAGAAACAGTTAGAAACTATAGACCATTCTACTATGAACTACTCTGACTTTAGAAAGAATTTCTATCAAGAACCAAGTGAGATTCAAAATTGGACAGCTGAACAAGTGGAAAGTATCAGACTAGAATTGGATGGGATAAAGGTGGCTGGTTCAAATGTTCCTAGACCGGTTTTGAAATGGTCTCATCTAGGATTGCCTGCTTCATATATGAATATCATTGAAGACAAACTTGAGTACAAGGCTCCTACCTCAATTCAATCTCAGGCTCTTCCTGCTATTATGTCTGGAAGAGACATTATTGGTGTAGCCAAAACTGGCTCGGGCAAGACGTTATCTTTTGTACTTCCAATGTTAAGGCATATCCAGGATCAACCTGATTTAAAAGATGGTGAGGGTCCTATTGGTTTAATATTGTCTCCTACCAGAGAGCTAGCAGTTCAGATTCATAAGGAGATCACTAATTTCACGAAGAGATTGGGAATGACAGCTTGCTGTTGTTATGGAGGATCTCCTATTGAATCACAAATTGCGGAGCTAAAGAAAGGGGCACAAATATTGGTAGGAACACCAGGTAGAATCATAGAATTACTAGCTGCTAATAGTGGCAGGATAACAAACTTACGAAGAGTAACATACGTTGTATTGGACGAAGCTGACAGAATGTTCGACTTGGGATTTGAACCTCAAGTGACAAAGATATCGTCACAGATTCGGCCTGAGAGTCAAACAGTTCTTTTCTCAGCTACGTTTCCCAGAAAAATCGAATTGCTAGCCAAACGATTACTCTATAATCCGTTAGAAATTATTGTGGGAGGTATTAGTGTCGTGGCATCTGAGATCACTCAGAAAGTGGAGCTATTTGAGAAGGGCGAGAGTAGCCAGCTAGAAGATGAGAAGTTTGACAGACTACTCAATATTTTGAATGTTTTCTCGATAGAGTCCAAACACAGCAAAGTATTGATTTTTGTCGAAAAACAGTCTGCTGCCGACGATTTGCTAGTCAAGTTGTTAGGAAGCAACCACCCATGCCTAACAATACATGGAGGTAAGGATCAAATTGATAGAAAGTATGCTATTAAAGAATTTTCATCCAAAGATAGCGGTGTAGATATTTTGATCGCAACCTCCATTGCAGCCAGAGGTCTTGATGTCAAAGGGTTAGATCTTGTAATCAATTACGATCCACCTAATCACATGGAAGATTACGTTCATCGTGTTGGTAGAACTGGTAGAGCAGGTATGAAAGGTACAGCTATAACctttgtttcttcagatCAAGAAAGACTGGTTACAGATCTAGTCAGGGCCATGACGATGAGTAAGATCCCTGAGGATGAGATTCCCAGCAGATTAATAGAGATAAGGAACCAATTCTTAGAAAAAGTTAAGGCTGGTAAATTTAAATATAGTTTTGGATTCGGTGGCAAGGGTTTGGAAAAATTACAGCAAATCAGAGACTCTACTAGAAGCTtacaaaagaaagaatatggGCCAAATGACGACGATGATGTCAATTTTGTTGCGGACAAAACCAACGGTACTGCTAAAAAAGATGGAGCTACTTCTTTACCGGCTCTGGAGGTCGCCGTGGATTTGCCTGACTTCCAGGTTATTGAAGGACGAGCACCAGAAACTTCTGGTCCAGACAAGAGTAAATTCCATTCCAGAATCACCATCAACGACTTACCACAAAGAGCTCGTTGGTTTGTGGTCAATCGTGATAGCTTGTCGAAGATAATTGAGTCTACATCGACATCGATAACAAACAAAGGTCAATACTATGCACCCAACGTCAAGGTTCCACAGACCGTTACGGTCAATGGAAAGGAAAGTCCAGCTCCACCAAGGTTGTACTTGCTTGTAGAAGGGTTAACAGAGCAATCCGTTCGCGAAGCTAACTCATTGATTAGAGACAAAATGATAGAAGGATTGGAGGTAGCTTCTAAGGAACTGAATATGGCACCAACGGGTAAGTACAAAGTATAGAAGTTATAGAGTATTGAAGCTGGATATGATAGAATAGAACATAGGAAATTAGACTGATAGGAGAAATCCCTACAAGCTACAAGAGTACAAGAATTGTAAGAATGTCTCGTGGTGTTGGCATTCATGAAGACCGTAATACAAAGGATTGGGGTACTTTAAATTCTCCAAGTAAAGAGCAAACTGGAATTTGAATCTACCGTACAACTCTtaatatcttcaatttcaaaaccTATTTCCGATATTGTCATCTCTTTTGCTTACTTACAGTGTAAGGAATAATCAGATGCgagaaaattgaattttcagGTGCTACCCCACAGAATGCATATGTGACATTTGTTCCTCGGATCAACCCTATAAGCGTAGGCAAGCGAACCAAACGGATACTACTGTGAAGGCAATATAAAAGAGGTTTTTCT from Scheffersomyces stipitis CBS 6054 chromosome 2, complete sequence encodes the following:
- a CDS encoding predicted protein; amino-acid sequence: MTISVETTSLFDELQDDYKNQKTVKQLGDLLRSEDFRSSDDIHSHISKLVEYVNQSIADYMACLMSSEYSEIGPVTAVLLEYLRVLVNFTADSDRNRDYLTTRSAPEVDILWRTLGEAVSYPTELKHAGEVADRVVVLVSQFFRGTTEHDRYLKFIYSYKFFYSLFHVLVGQYCVERPDFDIMETQLLIEVISELVDANIDNLATDAVCKERTFEYISQFLSFLEISVRRFDDLEKQHDIADIDEVIANLISIIFSLSASEEIYNIGNIRVIERLLKILSILPTKLSSNTMNRRKLFSTSGRLSSLKNYGNIEDLYLCIDYFRRTETEAIDSYALAASSIILGNFITSRETADQIISLIDKRIGMSKFFHLYFHNFTINDVIQLQAVHLLSNIMTPTNANLIFANYDLLFNKYTKIIVDNRNYYQEVLNIYLKFIKSLVRASLSFAKEKNIMDYCSMWQYLFTNVEESVSINEVKLLIVQALIQFQGKDDSVTTVNAVDCIRSVLNTAICPLESTNIPIQYILEKLKTLGILFHTLTSNGASLQYLVEKFFNNDAELFKEKFLTIYGSFLEQLKSQVLDPSSAQNESQFAVLLNNSKFVAGTTVSFLKNRDLKENESLDDIISLVIST
- a CDS encoding predicted protein (go_component membrane~go_process transport); its protein translation is SKLGTFEGVFLPTSLNVLSILMFLRFGFIIGQMGILGTFFLLILSYSIDILTTMSISAISTNGTVKGGGAYYMISRSLGPEFGGAIGIIFFIGQILNSSLNVVGFIEPLLVNFGESEGVLAKVLPVGYFWQLLYSTVLLLICTGVAVIGSSLVSKTAFLLFVILTLSTLSIPLSSLVVKPFYPLPPPFDDLRYTGLSWATFTENLLPQFTSGAAGSVLPKGEPETFRNLFGIFFPATAGIFAGASMSGELKKPSKSIPEGTLKGLLVTFILYSLVIISMGCSIPREILHADIKVIQTVNLSGIVIIMGEFSTSLFSVIMGIVGAASMLNAIADDRIIPGLGIFTTMKKSAKDQDKAKVLAVIATWFIAQIFLFADINQIATFITMAFLMTFIVTNVACFLLRVGSAPNFRPSFKYFSSRTAFTGALACFYAMFIVDGLSATLIIFCLMFLILMIHYSTPPSKFGDISQLLIYHQVRKYLLRLKLQMNVKYWRPQILILVDDPRSSWNLIGFCNHLKKGGLYILGHVVLMNDDTSVGSNNAANSEVFTPTTYKEVQKQKQAWIKLRDMLKIKAFVQIALGPTLPWGVRNVYLGSGLGGMRPNITVLGFYDFKKHGVTLPVVPSFESKSSLAELPTDECRKERKVSISQWVQIVEDLIVLQATVAVAANFGDLDLPKTDESHHHFWAKPKVTGSTKKYIDLYPIQMSSINILEDGQSVLSTNFDTYTLILQLGAILSTVTEWKFSSHILRVIAFVENMNEVEEERGRLVELLSNLRIDAEIKIVSLDDGSLNSYNFIIKGYSRTIHNKLEFDKVDKSLKDEQWWKNLVNARNTLKDLEKQKLQRRQQKSHPITKGNFKNNRRYTLSNLQEQGVSLSLNMNTQLGQRFFDYDEAIDSSDSSDSEKESDINESSSSVQQSYGSVDEEAPSPMAKSTSRVDETKEVKPFKNFLKLKEDALADSSGYRSSDQLSIRSSKQLQEELKHLSFNDIPAKGQHLILNELMKSISSKDKTDVIFSTLPAPSLGTHLDDNGSFEYTNNLAVWLDDLPPILLLNSQTVTVTTAL
- the PRP5 gene encoding pre-mRNA processing RNA-helicase (go_funtion nucleic acid binding; helicase activity; ATP binding), whose product is MDNTVTNDSDESKLSKEEKLKKRREQLALWRQKKEQDSKNGEKEMNSNATTSSDDKQKLRQQRMEEWKKKRAQETKIDSKESVKESPKQENSILKRLASSIKKQELPFTKKRILFDEEEEDESKRKPKFKKPTLDGHTEDLQHREDDPNGKIDELDDFIASLSKQESSSNDIPSQIIEDEQLEVENEGDSEDEEIDQDKKQQELLSSKFQKLQNEKQLETIDHSTMNYSDFRKNFYQEPSEIQNWTAEQVESIRLELDGIKVAGSNVPRPVLKWSHLGLPASYMNIIEDKLEYKAPTSIQSQALPAIMSGRDIIGVAKTGSGKTLSFVLPMLRHIQDQPDLKDGEGPIGLILSPTRELAVQIHKEITNFTKRLGMTACCCYGGSPIESQIAELKKGAQILVGTPGRIIELLAANSGRITNLRRVTYVVLDEADRMFDLGFEPQVTKISSQIRPESQTVLFSATFPRKIELLAKRLLYNPLEIIVGGISVVASEITQKVELFEKGESSQLEDEKFDRLLNILNVFSIESKHSKVLIFVEKQSAADDLLVKLLGSNHPCLTIHGGKDQIDRKYAIKEFSSKDSGVDILIATSIAARGLDVKGLDLVINYDPPNHMEDYVHRVGRTGRAGMKGTAITFVSSDQERSVTDLVRAMTMSKIPEDEIPSRLIEIRNQFLEKVKAGKFKYSFGFGGKGLEKLQQIRDSTRSLQKKEYGPNDDDDVNFVADKTNGTAKKDGATSLPASEVAVDLPDFQVIEGRAPETSGPDKSKFHSRITINDLPQRARWFVVNRDSLSKIIESTSTSITNKGQYYAPNVKVPQTVTVNGKESPAPPRLYLLVEGLTEQSVREANSLIRDKMIEGLEVASKESNMAPTGKYKV